A stretch of DNA from Actinomycetota bacterium:
GGTCGGAGCACATCTGGTAGCCGTCGTCACGCAGGGCCTCGGCCACGGCCAGGTAAGACGAACGGTCGGGATGGAGCACAAGCTGGCCCCGGGAGCGTGAGACGAGCGCCCCGTGGAGGGTCTCGGGGGCGGGAGGCTCCTCGGGGGCCTCGGCCTCAGGGGCGTCGGGGGAGGCGTCGCTCACCGGGGGGTGGCCACCGCCACGGGCCGGTCGGCCGTGAGCCCGGCACCAGCGCCCGTCTCGACCCGCCGCTTGGTGATCTCGCCCGTGCGGATCAGCTCGTGCAGGGTCAGGATGGAGTGGATCAGCGTCTCGGGCCCGGGCGGGCAGCCGGGGGCGTAGACGTCGACGGGCACCACCTGGTCGACGCCCTGCACGATGGCGTAGTTGTTGAACATGCCCCCCGACGAGGCGCACACACCCATGGAAATCACCCACTTGGGCTCCATCATCTGGTCGTAGACCTGGCGGAGCACGGGGGCCATCTTCTGGGACACCCGCCCGGCCACGATCATCAGGTCGGCCTGGCGGGGCGACGCCCGGAAGACCTCCATGCCGAACCGGCCCAGGTCGAAGTGGGCCGCCCCGGTGGCCATCATCTCGATGGCGCAGCAGGCCAGGCCGAAGGTGGCCGGCCACACGCTGTTACGGCGAGCCCATTTGACCAGGTCCTCGATGCGACCGGTCAGGAAGTTGTGGTTGAGGTCTTCGAGGCCCACCGGTCAGGCCACCTTCGAGGGACTGCGGCGGATGGTGGTGGCCGCCGACCGCTCGGTCGACTTGGCCCCCTCGGGCGCCAGCGTGCGCAGGCGGCGGACCGGGCCCCAGTCGAGCCCCCCATTGCCCACCTCGTAGACGAAGGCGATGAAGATGGCCAGGACGAAGATGCCCATGGCCCACAGGCCGTAGACCCCGAGGCTGCCGTAAACGACCGCCCAGGGGTACAAGAAGATGATCTCGATGTCGAAGATGATGAAGATCATGGCCACCAGGTAGAACTGGACCGGGAAACGGTCGACCGCCGGTTGGGTGGGCACGATGCCGCACTCGTAGGGCCCTTCCTTGGCGCCCGTGGGGCGTCGGGGCGCCATCAGGCGGGAGGCGACGAACGACAGGCCGGCGAACAGCGCGGCCAGGATCAGCATGGCCAGGAGCGGAAGGTACTGGGCCATCAGGTTCCGGTCACCTTACCGCGAGACGGGCTCGAGCCTCCCTGCCCCCGGCTCGGCCGCCTCTGCTTCCCGGCGGGCCCACGCCGCCTTGTCGCGGACGTGCAGCTGGTAGCAGAACAAGCCGAAGGCGATGGTGGTGGCGATGGTGAACACCGCAGGGTGCAGGCGCACAGCCCCGAGGTCGCGCAGCAGGAGCGCCGAGACTGGTGGCGCGTTGGGGTCGGCGACCATCCTGGGGATCCCTCCGGCCGGGTTGGGCTCCTCGACAGCGGGCTGCACCTGCAAGACGAGGTAGTTGGGCCGGTGCCACAGGTTGAACGGCCGGAAGTTGAGCAGGTTGAACGGCCCGTGGCGTTCGCCGCCCCGCTGGTAGACGGCTGTCAGCACGTACTCGGTGGGGCTGTTGAAGACGGCGTTGTCGCCGTGGGTCAGGAACTCGTCGCCCGCAGGGATGGCGTCGGCCACCTCGGTGTCGTCGAGCGGAAGCTGGGCCCAACCCTCAGGGAAACCTCGCAGCGGCCCGTCCCCGGCGCCCGCCAGGCTGCCCACCACCACCCCGGCATCGGTCCACGTCGGCAGGGGGCCCACTGGCCCACGCCCGTAGGCCCACCAGATGAACCCGCCGGTGGCCAGCCACCCGAAGAGCCCGGCCCCGGCCAGCAGGAACCCGAGACGGGCTCCGACGTTGGTCGACAGCAGGAGATAGGCCGACCCGCACAGCACGACTACCGAGAGCACGACGTAGAGCGCACCCTTGATCTGGGGTTCCCAGCTCAGGGCGGCGAGAAGGACGGAGGCGCTGCTCACAGCCCACGCTCGTAGTCGACGACCGCCTGGACCTGCTCTGGGGTCAGCATCTGGCCGAAGTAGGGCATGCGGCCCGAGCTGATGCCCCGCTGGCCGTACTGGCGACCGAACTCGGCGGTGCTGGCCACCCACTCGGCGTGCGTGCTGGGAAGGGGGAACTGGTTGAGCGTGGCCCCACCGATCAGGGACGGGCCCATCGCCCCGGCCCCCGTCTGGCCGGGATCACCCCAGGAGTAACCCTGGGTGTGGCACCGGGCACAGAAAGCGTCGAACAAGGCTGCCCCGTCGGTGCCGTAGCGTTCCAGGTTCTCGGCCTGCACCTCGGCCGGGTCTCGGGCGATGTGGGTGAGGTAGGCGATCACGTCGTTGATCTGCTGGTCGTTCATGGGGCCGCCGCCCTCGAGGCCCCACGCCGGCATGGGGGTGCCGGGGCGCCCGTAGATGAGGATCGTGCGGACCTCCTCGGGCCGGAAGCGCAGCATGAGCGTGTCGAGAGCCGGGGCCTCCCATGCGACCTGTTTGGCCGGGCCGTCGGGGTTGGCCGGGTCGACGGGGATCGTGTAAGAGGCGACGCCGCCGACGCCCCGCGTGCCGTGGCACGCCTCGCACCCGAAGTGGG
This window harbors:
- a CDS encoding NADH-quinone oxidoreductase subunit A is translated as MAQYLPLLAMLILAALFAGLSFVASRLMAPRRPTGAKEGPYECGIVPTQPAVDRFPVQFYLVAMIFIIFDIEIIFLYPWAVVYGSLGVYGLWAMGIFVLAIFIAFVYEVGNGGLDWGPVRRLRTLAPEGAKSTERSAATTIRRSPSKVA
- a CDS encoding cytochrome c; this encodes MSPLLIAAISQRRVAAIVVLVMLLGWVIYLISTARRTYIPGSEVEIAPNRKPYYTDDVLEGPRLTRFLWWAFAMLAILAIGLPAYWLREPFRQEGAGFDRGTAYFENKAIQRGEELYQNFPGDPPRPREPHFGCEACHGTRGVGGVASYTIPVDPANPDGPAKQVAWEAPALDTLMLRFRPEEVRTILIYGRPGTPMPAWGLEGGGPMNDQQINDVIAYLTHIARDPAEVQAENLERYGTDGAALFDAFCARCHTQGYSWGDPGQTGAGAMGPSLIGGATLNQFPLPSTHAEWVASTAEFGRQYGQRGISSGRMPYFGQMLTPEQVQAVVDYERGL